In the genome of Solibacillus silvestris, one region contains:
- a CDS encoding dipeptide/oligopeptide/nickel ABC transporter ATP-binding protein, with translation MSTNELLEIRNLRTSFRIKDTYYPAVDNVSLTLRKNEILAIVGESGCGKSTLATSVVGLHNSVTTKVEGEILYNNQNLVKLTDEQFNKLRGNDIGFIFQDPLSALNPLMRIGEQIEEGLIYHTKLTKEQREKRVIELLDQVGIANMQRVASQFPHQLSGGMRQRVMIAIALSGKPAIIIADEPTTALDVTIQAQILDLLKSLQDEIQSGIILITHDLGVVAEVADRVAVMYAGEVIEEAPVVELFRNPKHPYTRSLLKSIPQTNSENEKLEIIQGMVPSLMKLPRQGCRFSSRIPWIPQSAHEANPQLHEVAPGHLVRCTCWKDFHFEDEEGSVNQ, from the coding sequence GTGTCTACGAATGAATTATTAGAAATCCGAAATTTACGTACGAGTTTCCGAATTAAAGATACATACTACCCAGCTGTAGACAATGTTTCGTTAACGCTTCGCAAAAATGAGATTTTAGCAATTGTTGGTGAATCAGGTTGTGGGAAAAGTACTTTGGCAACATCAGTGGTTGGGTTGCACAATTCTGTTACTACAAAAGTTGAAGGGGAAATTCTTTACAACAATCAAAACTTAGTTAAATTGACAGATGAACAGTTTAATAAGTTAAGAGGAAATGACATCGGTTTCATTTTCCAAGATCCACTTTCTGCATTAAACCCATTAATGCGTATCGGTGAGCAAATTGAGGAAGGGTTAATTTATCATACAAAATTAACTAAAGAACAACGTGAAAAACGTGTTATTGAATTATTGGATCAAGTAGGGATTGCGAATATGCAACGTGTTGCAAGTCAATTCCCGCATCAGTTATCTGGTGGTATGCGTCAGCGTGTCATGATCGCCATCGCATTATCAGGAAAGCCTGCAATCATTATTGCGGATGAACCGACAACAGCGCTTGATGTAACAATCCAAGCGCAAATTTTAGACTTATTAAAGTCACTACAAGATGAAATTCAATCAGGCATTATTTTAATTACACATGACTTAGGGGTTGTTGCTGAAGTAGCGGACCGAGTAGCTGTAATGTATGCCGGAGAAGTAATAGAGGAAGCACCTGTTGTGGAATTATTCAGAAATCCGAAGCACCCGTATACAAGATCTTTACTGAAATCAATTCCTCAAACAAACAGTGAGAATGAAAAATTAGAAATAATTCAAGGGATGGTTCCTTCTTTAATGAAGTTACCACGCCAAGGCTGCCGTTTCTCATCACGTATCCCTTGGATTCCGCAATCAGCACATGAAGCAAATCCACAGCTTCATGAAGTTGCTCCTGGCCACCTTGTACGCTGTACATGTTGGAAAGATTTCCATTTTGAGGATGAGGAAGGGAGCGTAAATCAATGA
- a CDS encoding peptide ABC transporter substrate-binding protein, producing the protein MSFMQVEDLKVHYPIRGGFFNTVVDHVYAVDGVTMEFDRGKTYGLVGESGSGKSTTGKAIIGLEKITSGRILYEGEDVTNARRKRDSAYNRDIQMIFQDSHSSMNPRKRVLDILAEPIRNFLKLSPQEERKRINELLAIVGMSEDVLLKYPHEFSGGQKQRLGIARAVACNPKMIIADEPVSALDLSVQAQVLNFMKDIQEQYGISYLFISHDLGVVRHMCDHISIMYKGRFVETGKREDIYTNPQHIYTNRLLSAIPDIEPETRIERKLERQQVEAAYRQEQHKYYDKDGKVYPLKSISDSHRVAMSEDEKERV; encoded by the coding sequence ATGAGTTTCATGCAAGTAGAAGATTTAAAAGTTCACTATCCGATCCGAGGTGGATTTTTTAACACAGTAGTTGACCATGTTTACGCAGTAGATGGTGTAACGATGGAATTTGACCGAGGGAAAACTTACGGTCTTGTAGGGGAATCGGGCTCAGGTAAATCGACTACCGGTAAAGCAATTATCGGGTTGGAAAAAATTACATCAGGCCGTATTCTTTATGAAGGTGAAGATGTAACAAATGCACGCCGTAAACGTGATTCAGCCTATAACCGAGATATCCAGATGATATTCCAGGATTCACATTCCAGTATGAACCCGCGTAAACGTGTATTAGATATTTTAGCAGAGCCAATTCGTAATTTCCTGAAGTTGTCTCCGCAAGAAGAGCGCAAACGTATTAATGAGCTACTGGCAATTGTAGGGATGTCAGAGGACGTACTACTTAAATATCCGCACGAATTTTCTGGTGGACAAAAGCAACGTTTAGGGATTGCCCGTGCTGTTGCATGTAACCCAAAAATGATTATTGCTGATGAGCCCGTTTCGGCACTTGATTTATCCGTACAGGCACAAGTTTTAAACTTTATGAAGGATATTCAAGAACAATATGGAATTAGTTATTTATTCATCTCTCACGATTTAGGTGTTGTTCGCCATATGTGTGACCACATTTCTATTATGTATAAAGGTAGATTCGTAGAAACAGGTAAGCGTGAAGATATTTACACAAATCCGCAGCATATTTATACAAATCGTCTGCTTTCTGCAATTCCTGATATTGAGCCTGAAACTCGAATTGAACGTAAGCTTGAACGTCAGCAAGTTGAAGCAGCATATCGCCAGGAACAACATAAATATTACGATAAGGATGGAAAAGTATATCCTTTAAAATCGATTTCAGACTCACATAGAGTAGCAATGTCTGAAGATGAAAAGGAGCGTGTATAG
- a CDS encoding peptide ABC transporter permease has translation MWKTIVRRVLIMIPQLFILSLLIFILAKQMPGDPFTGLITPETDPNVIEELRVKAGFYDPWYVQYYNWITNAAQGDFGQSYTFKKPVADIIGDRAMNTLLLSLLSVIFLYVLAIPLGVLAGRYHDSFLDKSIVLYSFISYAIPAFVLYLIFVFIFGYRLMWFPTSGTVEIGVDPGTWSYYWSKFYHLLLPAASYALLGTTGVIQYLRSEIIDAKTMDYVKTARSKGIPMKKVYSRHIFRNSLLPIAAFLGFTITGLLGGSIFIETVFAYPGMGKLFVESISSRDYSVITALVMLYGFLALLGSLLSDIILSIVDPRIRID, from the coding sequence ATGTGGAAAACGATAGTTCGCCGTGTATTAATAATGATTCCGCAGCTATTTATTTTAAGTCTCCTAATTTTCATATTAGCGAAACAAATGCCAGGGGATCCATTTACAGGATTAATTACTCCTGAAACAGATCCGAATGTTATTGAAGAATTACGTGTTAAAGCAGGTTTTTATGATCCATGGTATGTACAGTACTATAACTGGATAACAAATGCAGCACAAGGTGACTTCGGTCAAAGTTATACATTTAAAAAGCCGGTTGCAGATATTATTGGGGATCGTGCTATGAACACATTATTACTTTCATTGCTTAGTGTAATTTTCCTTTATGTGCTGGCAATTCCTCTAGGAGTACTGGCTGGACGTTACCACGATTCATTTTTAGATAAGTCTATTGTACTTTACAGCTTTATCTCTTATGCAATACCTGCATTCGTACTGTATTTAATTTTCGTATTCATTTTCGGTTACCGACTAATGTGGTTCCCGACAAGTGGTACGGTGGAAATAGGGGTAGATCCAGGAACCTGGAGTTATTATTGGAGTAAATTCTACCATTTATTGTTACCTGCAGCCAGCTATGCACTGCTAGGTACGACGGGTGTCATTCAATATTTACGTTCGGAAATTATTGATGCAAAAACAATGGATTATGTTAAAACAGCACGCAGTAAAGGGATACCGATGAAGAAAGTATATTCACGTCATATCTTCCGTAACTCTTTGTTACCGATTGCAGCGTTCTTAGGATTCACGATTACCGGTTTACTCGGTGGATCGATTTTCATTGAAACTGTATTCGCTTATCCGGGAATGGGTAAATTGTTTGTCGAGTCCATTTCAAGTCGTGACTATAGTGTAATAACGGCATTAGTAATGTTATACGGCTTCTTAGCATTATTAGGTAGTCTATTATCCGATATTATCTTAAGTATAGTGGATCCGCGAATTCGCATAGACTAA
- a CDS encoding peptide ABC transporter permease, with amino-acid sequence MENKNEQTVEKLESQSSPPTGIQVIWREFKKDKLAMFSLIGSILLMIAIMIMAFFTIDQTEVMKIQLLERFTEPGVRGYLLGADEAGRDMFGQLIIGAKNSILIAIAITIIANVVGIGLGIIMGYYGGFIDNFFMRIIDFFITLPTTMIIIVVVTIIPSYGILDLILIIAAFQWMSTARLVRSKALSEARRDYISASKTMGTSDFAIMFKGLLPNLSSLLIVEVTLSFAGNVGIETGLSFLGFGLPPSTPSLGTLVSYAMNPIILSSKWWVWLPASILILVMMLGINYVGQALRRSADAKQRLG; translated from the coding sequence ATGGAAAACAAAAATGAACAGACAGTAGAAAAATTAGAATCTCAAAGCTCTCCACCAACTGGTATTCAAGTAATATGGCGAGAGTTTAAAAAAGATAAATTAGCAATGTTCTCATTAATAGGAAGTATTCTGCTAATGATTGCGATTATGATTATGGCATTCTTCACTATTGATCAGACTGAAGTAATGAAAATTCAATTATTGGAGCGCTTCACTGAACCTGGTGTCCGAGGTTATCTCCTTGGCGCCGACGAAGCCGGACGGGATATGTTTGGGCAGCTGATCATTGGCGCTAAAAACTCAATCTTGATTGCAATTGCTATTACAATTATTGCAAATGTAGTAGGTATCGGTCTTGGTATTATTATGGGGTATTACGGTGGTTTCATCGATAATTTCTTCATGCGTATTATTGATTTCTTTATCACTCTACCAACTACTATGATCATCATCGTAGTCGTAACAATCATTCCATCATACGGAATATTGGATTTAATCTTAATTATTGCAGCATTTCAGTGGATGTCGACGGCCAGACTTGTGCGATCAAAAGCACTTTCTGAAGCACGACGCGATTACATTAGTGCCTCCAAAACAATGGGTACAAGTGATTTCGCGATCATGTTTAAAGGATTATTGCCAAACTTAAGCTCGCTCTTAATTGTCGAAGTGACATTAAGCTTTGCGGGAAATGTAGGGATTGAAACAGGTCTTTCGTTCTTAGGTTTCGGTTTACCACCGTCAACACCAAGTTTAGGAACTTTAGTAAGTTATGCTATGAACCCGATAATTTTATCGAGTAAATGGTGGGTATGGTTGCCTGCATCAATATTAATCTTAGTAATGATGCTTGGTATAAATTACGTTGGTCAAGCGTTACGACGCTCTGCTGACGCAAAACAACGTTTAGGATAA
- a CDS encoding ABC transporter substrate-binding protein, whose amino-acid sequence MKKKKGLMLSSVFATALVLAACGGDDETTTEKPAENTDGTKTEENTNDGGSTAESPTLPSDVTNDGDVIEGGTLQFALVTDSPFQGVFSYELYEDGYDSDILDFMTNSIFETDGDFLVTDEGIAKLDVDADNNKVTITIQPDEVKWSDGTPMTVEDIIYAYEIIGHPDYTGIRYDDDFKNIIGAAEYKAGTADTISGIKKIDDKTVEISMTKVSPAIYSLGDGLWGYAAPKHVLKDIPVKDLISSDAVRKSPVTLGPFKLDKLVDGESVQFVANEHYWKGKPKLDKVVLQVVPSSSIGEALRTGKYDMASAYPTNQYDGVKDLENLTVLARPELAYSYLGFKLGKWDATASVNITDENAKMNDANLRKAIAYAMDIEQVGERFYQGLRSRATSLIPPAFASFHDNSLEGFNYDPEKAKALLDEAGYKDVDGDGIREDKNGEKFEIRMAGMSGSDTDEAIVEYYRQNWKDVGLDVQLTTGRLIEFNSFYDKVKADDPEIDMFMAAWGTGTNPSPLGLYGEGASFNYSRFVTPELQTLLADIDSKEAVDAEYRADAFRKWEEYMFEQATTVPTYFRTEIIPVNKRVKNYNVDYGNATELHEIELTADAPIK is encoded by the coding sequence ATGAAGAAAAAGAAAGGTTTAATGCTGTCATCAGTATTTGCTACGGCACTAGTATTAGCAGCTTGTGGAGGCGATGACGAAACAACAACTGAAAAACCAGCTGAAAATACAGATGGTACAAAGACAGAAGAAAACACAAATGACGGCGGTTCTACTGCAGAATCTCCAACATTACCATCTGACGTTACAAATGATGGAGATGTAATCGAAGGCGGTACATTACAATTCGCTTTAGTAACAGATTCTCCTTTCCAAGGTGTATTCTCGTATGAATTATATGAAGACGGTTATGATTCAGACATTTTAGATTTCATGACAAACTCAATTTTCGAAACAGATGGTGACTTCCTTGTAACGGATGAAGGGATTGCGAAGTTAGATGTAGATGCAGATAACAACAAAGTAACAATCACTATCCAACCTGATGAAGTGAAATGGTCTGATGGTACGCCAATGACTGTTGAAGATATCATTTATGCATATGAAATTATCGGTCACCCTGACTATACAGGTATCCGTTATGATGATGATTTCAAAAACATTATCGGTGCTGCTGAATATAAAGCAGGTACTGCAGATACAATCTCTGGTATTAAAAAGATCGATGACAAAACAGTTGAAATTTCTATGACTAAAGTTTCTCCGGCTATCTACTCTTTAGGTGACGGCTTATGGGGTTATGCAGCGCCGAAACATGTGCTGAAGGATATTCCTGTTAAGGACTTAATCTCTTCAGATGCGGTACGTAAATCTCCTGTAACTTTAGGACCATTTAAATTAGATAAATTAGTTGACGGTGAATCTGTTCAGTTCGTAGCGAACGAGCACTACTGGAAAGGTAAACCGAAGTTAGACAAAGTAGTATTACAAGTAGTACCTTCATCTTCTATCGGTGAAGCATTACGTACAGGTAAATACGATATGGCATCTGCATATCCGACAAACCAGTATGATGGCGTTAAAGATCTTGAAAACTTAACAGTATTAGCTCGTCCGGAGTTAGCATACTCTTACCTTGGCTTCAAGCTTGGTAAATGGGATGCAACTGCAAGTGTAAACATTACAGATGAAAACGCAAAAATGAATGATGCTAATTTACGTAAGGCAATCGCTTACGCAATGGATATCGAGCAAGTTGGTGAGCGTTTCTACCAAGGTTTACGTTCACGTGCAACTTCATTAATTCCGCCAGCGTTCGCTTCATTCCATGACAATTCTTTAGAAGGATTCAACTATGATCCGGAAAAAGCAAAAGCATTATTAGATGAAGCTGGATACAAAGATGTTGACGGCGACGGAATCCGTGAAGATAAAAACGGTGAAAAATTCGAAATCCGTATGGCAGGTATGTCAGGTTCTGATACTGACGAAGCAATCGTTGAATACTACCGTCAAAACTGGAAAGATGTTGGTTTAGATGTACAGTTAACAACTGGCCGTTTAATCGAGTTCAACAGCTTCTACGACAAAGTAAAAGCGGATGATCCAGAAATCGATATGTTCATGGCTGCATGGGGTACTGGTACAAACCCATCTCCACTTGGTTTATACGGTGAAGGAGCTTCATTCAACTATAGCCGTTTCGTAACACCGGAATTACAAACATTATTAGCTGATATCGACTCTAAAGAAGCGGTTGACGCAGAATACCGTGCTGATGCATTCCGTAAGTGGGAAGAGTACATGTTCGAACAAGCAACAACAGTTCCAACATACTTCCGTACAGAAATCATTCCAGTTAACAAACGTGTGAAAAACTACAATGTTGACTATGGAAATGCAACTGAATTACATGAAATTGAATTAACAGCTGACGCACCAATTAAATAA
- a CDS encoding YicC family protein, whose product MVRSMTGFGRGVTTTKHFQLTVEIRAVNHRFLEINTKFPKEWMESEVVAKKMLSDAVSRGKIDVIIFLKELHDTEQTIQINWSLLNAFLQAKKELSQTVPMEEKWTMQEIVSLDQVLQVEKIEFMQDEIIEAVKNALAEAIQNLIAMRDREGQGLQQVMLQYKKDLEAQIAEIRHYAPLAVEKYRERLMSRLEEVASGQTLDDRLLTEVAIYAERIDITEELDRLDSHFNQLSETLNENIAIGRKLDFIMQEMNREINTIGSKNQSTQCSAAVVQAKTILEKMREQVQNIE is encoded by the coding sequence TTGGTACGTAGTATGACCGGATTCGGCAGGGGGGTCACAACAACGAAACACTTTCAACTCACTGTTGAAATTCGTGCTGTGAATCATCGTTTTTTAGAAATTAATACAAAGTTTCCAAAAGAATGGATGGAATCTGAAGTAGTAGCAAAAAAAATGTTGTCTGATGCAGTTTCTCGTGGGAAAATAGATGTTATCATTTTTCTGAAGGAGCTCCATGACACTGAACAGACGATTCAAATCAATTGGTCACTGCTCAATGCTTTCCTCCAGGCAAAAAAGGAATTGTCACAAACGGTTCCAATGGAGGAAAAGTGGACAATGCAGGAGATTGTGAGTTTGGACCAAGTGTTGCAGGTTGAAAAAATTGAGTTCATGCAGGATGAGATCATAGAAGCTGTAAAAAATGCATTGGCAGAAGCGATTCAAAACCTCATTGCGATGCGTGATCGTGAAGGGCAAGGTCTGCAGCAAGTGATGCTACAGTACAAAAAAGACCTTGAAGCGCAAATTGCTGAAATACGCCACTATGCACCGCTCGCAGTTGAAAAATATCGCGAACGTTTAATGAGCCGTTTAGAAGAAGTGGCGAGCGGTCAAACGTTGGATGATCGTTTACTTACGGAAGTTGCGATTTATGCAGAGCGAATTGATATTACAGAAGAGCTGGACCGGTTGGATAGCCATTTCAATCAGTTGTCCGAAACATTAAATGAAAACATTGCGATTGGACGGAAGCTTGATTTCATTATGCAGGAAATGAACCGTGAAATTAATACAATCGGTTCAAAAAATCAGTCAACTCAATGTTCAGCTGCAGTTGTACAGGCAAAGACGATTTTGGAAAAAATGCGTGAACAAGTTCAAAATATTGAATAA
- a CDS encoding guanylate kinase, translating to MKKQRGLLIVLSGPSGVGKGTVRKELFSQPDTNYEYSISMTTRNPREGEEDGVDYFFRTREEFESLIEQGGLLEHAEFVGNYYGTPLAYVHETLEAGRDVFLEIEVQGAAQIREKAPDALFIFLAPPSITELEQRLVGRGTETEDVIARRIATAREEVEMMSLYDYVVENDQVQNACDKINAIIVAEHCRRERVEKRYLSMLRGE from the coding sequence ATGAAAAAACAACGTGGATTATTAATTGTTTTATCTGGTCCATCAGGTGTCGGTAAAGGGACAGTTCGTAAAGAGCTCTTTTCACAACCGGATACAAATTACGAATATTCGATTTCAATGACAACGCGTAATCCTCGCGAAGGAGAAGAAGATGGTGTAGACTATTTCTTTAGAACACGTGAGGAATTCGAATCGTTAATTGAGCAAGGAGGCTTACTGGAACATGCGGAATTTGTCGGCAATTATTACGGTACACCACTTGCATATGTACATGAAACGCTAGAAGCAGGACGCGATGTATTTTTGGAAATTGAAGTACAAGGAGCAGCACAAATTCGTGAAAAAGCACCAGATGCGTTGTTTATCTTTTTAGCACCACCAAGCATTACGGAACTGGAACAACGTTTAGTTGGTCGTGGTACGGAAACAGAAGATGTAATCGCCCGTCGTATCGCTACTGCACGTGAAGAAGTCGAAATGATGAGTTTATATGATTATGTTGTAGAAAACGACCAAGTTCAAAATGCATGTGATAAAATAAATGCTATCATAGTAGCAGAGCACTGTCGTCGTGAACGTGTGGAAAAACGCTATTTGTCAATGTTGAGAGGAGAATGA
- a CDS encoding DNA-directed RNA polymerase subunit omega, protein MLYPSVDKLKKQIDSKYSLVSLASKRARQMQEEGGEHLSSYVSYKPVGKALEEVAAGKLRKVQQDASTVYEDEI, encoded by the coding sequence ATGTTATATCCATCAGTAGATAAGTTAAAAAAACAAATTGATTCTAAGTATTCTTTAGTGAGCTTAGCTTCAAAACGCGCGCGCCAAATGCAAGAAGAGGGCGGCGAGCACTTAAGCTCATACGTTTCTTACAAACCAGTAGGAAAAGCATTGGAAGAAGTAGCTGCCGGAAAGCTTCGCAAAGTTCAACAAGACGCTTCAACTGTTTACGAAGACGAAATCTAG